A part of Dehalogenimonas sp. W genomic DNA contains:
- a CDS encoding LuxR C-terminal-related transcriptional regulator, translated as MGEADKNPTNFLIYFVAALQMIAPKIGEGVLGALQSPQPPPIESILTILLNEITAIQNDFVLILDDYHVLDAKPIDDTIALMLEHLPPQMHVAIITREDPDLPLARLRARDQLTELRASDLRFTPAEAAEFLNQVMDLNLSAENIAALETRTEGWIAGLQLAAISMRGHQDNANFIKSFTGSHHFILDYLVEEVLRQQPESIQTFLLRTSILERLCGPLCDTIPLDSSTSGQETLEYLERANLFIVPLDNERRWYRYHHLFAELLRQRLEQSSPALVPKLHHRASAWFESENLIEEAVAHAFASHDWEHTADLIQHFAYRVHRQTNLTKLSGWLAGLPESVIRARPWLCVYQSLAFYWTGPRDRIEEFLQLAEQTWPGSPLPVEETTRLIGYIAAIRAHLALVSGNIPRVLAMAEAAIQQLPEGDYMRGWTATALGGAYWGQGNVNASLQAFQTARTVALQPNYPLLAVPPSCYVGMQLVKQGKLDEALCIYYEGLALATMAGGQQLPIAGFPKVKLGDVLREKNDLAGAEQWLHPGIEQCIQLGHPDVLADAYVALSRLQLAQNNWIGAYDTFEKAQEVANKSPVDPFVRCWLDDCRVRLLLAKGRMDDLNRWVDASGLSVDGELSYHYDLHHINLARVLLARARHAPTAAGAHASLRQASSLLTRLLIAAEKAGWVYETIKILVLQAQVFAESNDNKSLQALSDALSLAEPGGFVRIFVDEGPPMAKLLSEAAAHGNMPDYVGKLLAAFEAEKQKTCDKPDLSPCPSVQPLIEPLSQRELEILRLMAQGLSNRQICERVFLALDTVKGHNRKIFDKLQVQRRTGAIARAREFGLL; from the coding sequence TTGGGAGAAGCAGATAAAAACCCCACGAACTTTCTTATATACTTCGTTGCAGCTTTGCAGATGATTGCCCCAAAAATTGGGGAAGGAGTTTTGGGGGCGCTCCAATCCCCTCAACCGCCACCAATTGAGTCGATTCTAACCATCTTACTCAACGAAATCACCGCCATCCAAAACGATTTCGTTCTGATACTTGACGACTATCATGTTCTTGATGCCAAACCGATTGACGATACCATCGCCTTAATGCTTGAACATCTGCCGCCACAAATGCATGTGGCTATAATCACTCGTGAGGATCCAGATTTACCCCTGGCCCGATTACGCGCCCGTGACCAACTAACCGAACTGCGCGCCTCTGATTTGCGGTTTACGCCCGCCGAAGCCGCCGAGTTTCTCAATCAGGTGATGGACCTCAACCTTTCAGCGGAAAACATTGCCGCACTAGAAACCCGCACCGAAGGCTGGATAGCCGGGCTGCAGTTAGCCGCGATTTCCATGCGGGGACATCAAGACAATGCCAATTTCATCAAGTCTTTCACCGGCAGCCACCATTTCATCCTGGACTATCTGGTCGAAGAAGTTCTGCGTCAACAACCTGAAAGCATCCAGACGTTCTTGCTACGCACATCCATACTCGAACGCCTTTGCGGCCCCCTTTGTGATACTATTCCGCTCGACTCCTCGACTTCCGGGCAGGAAACCCTGGAATATCTCGAACGGGCCAACCTGTTCATCGTTCCCCTGGACAACGAGCGGCGCTGGTACCGATATCATCATCTCTTTGCGGAACTATTGCGCCAACGCCTGGAGCAGTCCAGCCCGGCTTTAGTGCCAAAGTTGCATCACCGGGCCAGCGCCTGGTTTGAGAGCGAAAACCTGATTGAGGAAGCCGTGGCTCACGCCTTTGCCAGCCACGATTGGGAGCATACGGCTGATCTGATCCAGCATTTCGCCTACCGGGTTCACAGGCAGACCAACCTGACAAAACTGAGTGGTTGGTTGGCTGGCCTGCCCGAGTCGGTCATTCGGGCCCGACCCTGGTTGTGCGTTTACCAGTCATTGGCATTCTATTGGACTGGGCCGAGAGATCGTATCGAGGAATTTCTGCAACTAGCCGAGCAGACATGGCCGGGCTCCCCCCTGCCAGTAGAGGAAACTACCCGTCTTATAGGCTACATCGCCGCCATTCGGGCTCACCTTGCTTTAGTGAGCGGCAATATTCCCCGTGTTCTGGCCATGGCAGAGGCAGCCATCCAGCAACTGCCTGAGGGCGATTATATGCGGGGGTGGACAGCCACGGCTTTGGGTGGCGCCTATTGGGGTCAAGGCAACGTCAATGCCTCGTTACAAGCATTCCAGACAGCTAGAACCGTGGCCTTGCAGCCTAACTACCCGTTGCTGGCTGTGCCCCCATCCTGCTATGTGGGCATGCAGCTAGTTAAACAGGGAAAGCTGGATGAAGCTCTTTGTATCTATTATGAAGGCTTGGCTTTGGCTACTATGGCCGGCGGCCAGCAATTACCCATAGCCGGTTTCCCTAAAGTGAAGCTCGGCGACGTGCTGCGCGAAAAAAACGATTTGGCGGGAGCCGAACAGTGGCTACATCCAGGCATAGAGCAGTGTATTCAGCTGGGTCATCCGGATGTTTTGGCGGATGCATATGTGGCGCTGTCCCGGCTCCAATTGGCTCAAAACAATTGGATCGGCGCCTACGACACCTTTGAAAAGGCTCAAGAAGTGGCGAATAAATCGCCGGTGGATCCGTTTGTCCGCTGCTGGCTGGACGATTGCCGCGTGCGGTTATTACTGGCCAAAGGCCGAATGGATGATCTTAACCGGTGGGTCGACGCCAGCGGGCTGAGCGTGGATGGCGAACTCAGCTACCACTACGATCTGCACCATATTAATCTTGCGCGCGTATTGTTGGCCCGCGCCAGGCATGCCCCTACCGCAGCCGGCGCTCACGCTAGTCTGCGCCAAGCGTCGAGCTTACTTACTCGCCTCCTCATCGCAGCCGAGAAAGCCGGCTGGGTGTATGAAACTATTAAAATCCTGGTACTCCAGGCGCAGGTCTTCGCTGAATCAAATGATAATAAGTCCCTCCAGGCACTGAGTGATGCTCTGAGTCTGGCGGAACCGGGCGGCTTCGTCCGTATCTTCGTTGATGAAGGTCCCCCCATGGCCAAATTACTCTCAGAAGCGGCTGCTCACGGGAATATGCCGGACTATGTTGGAAAACTGCTGGCTGCATTTGAAGCTGAGAAGCAGAAGACGTGTGATAAACCTGATTTATCCCCCTGCCCATCTGTCCAGCCCCTGATCGAACCATTAAGCCAGCGTGAATTAGAAATACTACGGCTAATGGCCCAAGGACTCTCGAATCGGCAGATTTGTGAAAGAGTCTTCCTCGCCCTGGACACGGTTAAGGGGCACAACAGGAAAATCTTCGACAAACTACAAGTTCAAAGACGCACCGGCGCTATAGCGCGTGCCCGCGAATTTGGACTTCTGTAG
- a CDS encoding beta-propeller domain-containing protein encodes MKKTVLGILGMLAFIFILSLPGCVTGEVKDPISGLPTFTSEAALVSAFTQAQARGNSGNYYAKDGAILAPAAAGAAEATNGVSYSGTNVQVAGVDEADIVKTDGKYIYVVSGSTIYLAQAYPGESAKIVGQISIAGFTPQELFIDDDRLVVFGSTYSTSGDQGYPTILPADAKSGISSIYPYRTGMVSVKLYNIKDRSNPKLLKSFDIEGSYLTSRKIGTDVYFVVNSYPSYIQTKPIAGDLIPGYREILGGTASSGDLKPVASYNQIGYIPPVQAASFLTIASMSMIDTNKEVGKTVVVGSGENVYASMDSLYVAQTSWPAYSEIGMTIADNAQGTVVTKFSLSGGKATYTATGKVKGHILNQFAMDEYNGYFRIATTISGYVNNRDTSTNNIYVLDASLKAAGALEDVAPGESIYAVRFMGKRAYMVTFLHVDPLFVIDLSQPAAPKILGKLKIPGYSDYLEPYDETHLIGIGKEVDPSIDANLVHTDNAVYYTAIQGVKLALFDVTDVANPIEVYKEVIGDRGSESLAATDHKAFLFDKESGLLVLPVTVAQLKPGQPKNMQGEYVFQGAYVYNLTLKGGFTIKGKVTHYDSNDAFQKSGQYFYGGTGEITRSLFIGNVLYTVSQSRLQLNDLTTMADLKVLPFGQK; translated from the coding sequence ATGAAAAAGACCGTATTGGGTATTTTGGGGATGTTGGCTTTTATCTTCATCCTGTCCCTCCCCGGCTGTGTGACAGGTGAGGTGAAAGATCCCATTTCCGGCTTGCCCACGTTTACTTCGGAAGCGGCTTTGGTTTCCGCCTTCACCCAGGCACAAGCGAGGGGCAATTCCGGCAATTACTATGCCAAAGACGGCGCAATCCTGGCGCCGGCCGCAGCAGGCGCTGCGGAGGCAACCAACGGCGTCTCTTACTCCGGTACCAATGTCCAGGTCGCCGGCGTGGATGAAGCTGACATCGTCAAAACCGACGGCAAGTACATTTATGTTGTTTCCGGCAGCACCATTTACCTGGCTCAAGCCTACCCCGGTGAATCAGCCAAAATCGTCGGGCAGATCTCCATCGCCGGATTCACCCCCCAGGAGCTTTTTATCGACGACGACCGCCTGGTAGTCTTCGGTTCCACCTATTCCACCTCGGGCGATCAAGGCTATCCCACGATCCTGCCCGCCGATGCCAAATCGGGCATCTCCTCCATATATCCCTACCGGACCGGCATGGTATCCGTAAAACTCTACAATATTAAAGACCGTTCCAATCCGAAGCTTCTCAAAAGCTTCGACATCGAGGGATCTTACCTGACCTCACGCAAGATAGGCACCGACGTTTATTTCGTCGTCAACTCATATCCCAGCTACATCCAGACTAAACCCATCGCCGGCGATCTCATCCCCGGATACCGGGAGATTCTTGGCGGCACCGCATCCTCCGGTGATCTCAAGCCTGTCGCGAGCTATAACCAGATAGGCTATATCCCGCCCGTTCAGGCTGCCAGCTTTCTTACCATCGCCTCTATGTCGATGATTGATACGAATAAAGAGGTCGGCAAGACCGTCGTCGTCGGCAGCGGTGAAAACGTTTATGCCTCGATGGATAGCCTGTATGTCGCCCAGACCTCCTGGCCGGCTTACAGCGAAATCGGCATGACCATCGCCGATAACGCTCAAGGCACCGTTGTCACCAAGTTCTCCCTGTCCGGCGGCAAGGCTACTTATACCGCCACCGGGAAAGTCAAAGGACACATCCTGAACCAGTTCGCCATGGACGAGTACAACGGCTACTTCCGCATCGCCACCACAATCAGCGGCTACGTGAATAACCGCGACACCTCCACCAACAACATCTACGTCCTGGATGCCTCCCTGAAGGCCGCCGGCGCTCTCGAAGACGTCGCTCCCGGGGAAAGCATCTACGCCGTCCGGTTCATGGGCAAGCGCGCTTACATGGTGACTTTCCTGCACGTTGATCCGCTCTTTGTCATCGATCTTTCCCAACCGGCCGCGCCGAAGATCCTGGGCAAGCTGAAGATACCGGGTTACAGCGATTACCTGGAACCCTACGATGAGACTCACTTGATCGGCATCGGCAAGGAAGTTGACCCAAGCATTGATGCCAACTTGGTCCACACGGATAACGCCGTCTACTATACAGCGATCCAGGGCGTCAAGCTGGCTCTCTTCGATGTCACTGACGTCGCCAATCCGATCGAGGTTTACAAGGAAGTCATCGGCGACCGAGGCTCGGAGAGCCTGGCCGCCACCGATCATAAAGCTTTCCTTTTCGACAAGGAATCGGGTTTGCTGGTTCTGCCGGTTACCGTAGCCCAGTTAAAACCGGGGCAGCCCAAGAACATGCAGGGAGAATACGTCTTCCAGGGCGCCTATGTATACAACCTGACGCTGAAAGGCGGCTTCACCATCAAAGGTAAGGTCACCCACTACGATTCGAACGATGCTTTTCAAAAGAGCGGTCAGTATTTCTATGGAGGGACGGGTGAGATCACCCGCAGCCTGTTCATCGGCAATGTCCTTTACACCGTTTCCCAATCGAGGCTGCAGTTGAATGACCTCACCACCATGGCGGATTTGAAGGTGTTGCCATTCGGTCAGAAATAG
- a CDS encoding c-type cytochrome has translation MGTSPKQPSLVLSGLVVVPLISLLIVFSGCGSTPSTTTTKPTTTTAPVTFAQLAQSGQVLYTTKCAGCHGDNGQGVRAPALWGPNSHLSDLGNAQLLLGYTSSAMPPGSASSLSRQNHIDIVCYLLIQSNAITGSTPFNEAQLSSIILK, from the coding sequence ATGGGAACATCACCTAAGCAACCATCACTTGTTTTGTCGGGGTTGGTAGTTGTTCCGTTAATATCTTTACTGATAGTGTTTTCCGGCTGTGGTTCGACACCATCTACGACTACAACCAAACCCACCACAACTACGGCACCCGTCACTTTCGCACAGCTGGCACAAAGTGGGCAGGTGCTTTATACCACCAAATGTGCCGGTTGCCACGGTGATAACGGCCAAGGTGTAAGGGCTCCCGCACTTTGGGGACCGAACTCCCATCTATCTGATCTTGGAAATGCTCAACTACTGCTTGGCTACACCTCGAGTGCGATGCCGCCTGGTTCAGCAAGTAGCCTTTCGCGACAGAATCACATTGATATAGTCTGTTACTTGCTCATCCAATCTAATGCAATAACAGGTAGTACTCCCTTTAACGAGGCTCAATTAAGCAGCATTATTTTGAAATAG
- a CDS encoding helix-turn-helix transcriptional regulator yields MSTNNSLEHTIVKRLSEYRRLSGITQQELASRIGTKQPVISEFERMMNSLTLGFIERVANALGVEIKIRIQPGHTDDIYGGS; encoded by the coding sequence ATGAGTACTAATAATTCTTTAGAACATACAATTGTAAAGAGGTTGTCGGAGTACAGACGGTTGAGTGGTATTACTCAGCAAGAACTGGCTTCTCGAATTGGTACAAAACAGCCCGTTATATCTGAGTTTGAACGTATGATGAATTCACTGACATTGGGTTTCATTGAAAGAGTAGCAAACGCTCTTGGGGTTGAAATCAAAATCAGGATACAACCTGGCCATACTGATGACATATATGGAGGTTCCTAG